In one Pseudomonas purpurea genomic region, the following are encoded:
- a CDS encoding sulfotransferase family protein yields the protein MERLNLDGWLPIRLWQQAGEWWVDWCWFGDQPLHQPFFRDAVEEALRLPFNQAFRRQTPLRVLSVWQTISPGLTPSAFIFHASRCGSTLIGQMLAQLDNHIVISEPPPLDALLRSGLPALERNAAIRGLFSAYGQRRRGMEQRLVIKLDAWNLGEQALLRECFPDTPWLFVYRDPLEIAVSHLRRPGMHMVPGLIGASVLDDGAAFEGQEDFIARRLGRLLHLALEHCREFAGLAVNYRELPGAMGERLGQFFELDREQRAQVFRAVNQHAKQPNETFVADGEDKQGEASALLREHVEFWTRGPYEALEHWRTASCGEGACSRWAAERP from the coding sequence ATGGAGCGCCTGAACCTCGACGGCTGGCTGCCGATTCGCCTCTGGCAACAGGCCGGTGAGTGGTGGGTCGATTGGTGCTGGTTCGGTGATCAGCCGTTGCACCAGCCGTTTTTCCGCGACGCGGTGGAGGAGGCGCTGCGCCTGCCGTTCAATCAGGCCTTTCGCCGTCAAACACCGCTGCGGGTGTTGAGTGTCTGGCAGACGATCAGCCCAGGGTTGACGCCAAGCGCGTTCATTTTTCACGCTTCGCGCTGTGGCTCGACGCTGATCGGCCAGATGCTCGCGCAACTCGACAACCACATCGTCATCTCTGAACCGCCGCCGCTGGATGCCTTGCTGCGCAGTGGTTTGCCGGCTTTGGAACGTAACGCCGCCATTCGCGGCCTGTTCTCGGCGTACGGCCAGCGACGGCGAGGCATGGAGCAACGGTTGGTGATCAAACTGGACGCCTGGAACCTCGGTGAGCAGGCGTTGTTGCGCGAGTGTTTTCCTGACACACCCTGGTTGTTTGTTTACCGCGACCCATTGGAAATCGCTGTCTCGCATCTGCGCCGGCCGGGCATGCACATGGTGCCGGGGCTGATCGGCGCGAGCGTATTGGACGATGGGGCGGCGTTTGAAGGGCAAGAAGACTTCATCGCCCGACGCCTGGGCCGATTGCTGCACCTGGCGCTTGAACATTGCCGCGAATTTGCCGGTCTGGCAGTCAATTATCGTGAGTTGCCGGGCGCGATGGGCGAGCGCCTCGGGCAATTCTTCGAGTTGGACCGCGAGCAGCGGGCCCAGGTGTTCCGGGCCGTCAATCAGCACGCCAAGCAACCGAACGAAACGTTTGTGGCCGACGGCGAAGACAAGCAAGGAGAAGCCTCGGCGCTGCTCAGAGAACACGTCGAGTTCTGGACGCGTGGACCTTATGAAGCACTGGAACACTGGCGAACTGCTTCTTGTGGCGAGGGAGCTTGCTCCCGCTGGGCTGCGGAGCGGCCCTGA
- a CDS encoding slipin family protein: MMGLQVGFAALLVLVIALASSTFRILREYERGVVFQLGRFWQVKGPGLILLIPVVQQMVRVDLRTVVLDVPPQDVITRDNVSVKVNAVLYFRVLDPQKAIIQVEDFLMATSQLAQTTLRAVLGKHELDELLAERERLNFDVQQVLDAQTDAWGIKVANVEIKHVDLNESMIRAIAKQAEAERERRAKVIHAEGELQASEKLMQAAEMLGRQPGAMQLRYMQTLSSIAGDKSSTIVFPLPIELLKGMADLSSKN, encoded by the coding sequence ATCATGGGCCTGCAAGTGGGTTTTGCCGCGCTGTTGGTGCTGGTGATTGCGCTGGCATCGTCGACCTTCCGCATCCTGCGCGAATACGAGCGCGGGGTGGTGTTCCAGCTTGGGCGCTTCTGGCAGGTCAAGGGCCCGGGGCTGATCCTGTTGATTCCGGTGGTCCAGCAAATGGTTCGGGTCGATCTGCGCACCGTGGTGCTCGATGTCCCGCCGCAAGACGTGATCACCCGCGACAACGTCTCGGTGAAGGTCAACGCGGTGCTGTACTTCCGTGTGCTTGACCCGCAAAAAGCGATCATCCAGGTCGAAGATTTCCTCATGGCCACCAGCCAACTGGCGCAAACCACTTTGCGGGCGGTGCTCGGTAAACATGAGTTGGACGAATTGCTGGCCGAACGCGAGCGCTTGAACTTCGACGTCCAGCAAGTGCTGGACGCCCAGACGGATGCTTGGGGCATCAAAGTCGCCAACGTCGAAATCAAACACGTCGACCTCAACGAATCGATGATCCGTGCCATCGCCAAACAGGCCGAAGCCGAACGCGAACGGCGGGCGAAGGTGATCCACGCCGAAGGTGAATTGCAAGCCTCGGAAAAACTCATGCAAGCCGCCGAAATGCTCGGTCGCCAGCCCGGTGCCATGCAATTGCGCTACATGCAGACCCTGAGTTCGATTGCCGGGGACAAGAGTTCGACGATTGTCTTTCCGTTGCCGATCGAATTGCTCAAGGGCATGGCGGATTTGTCATCGAAAAATTGA
- a CDS encoding NfeD family protein gives MNIREWCCAVALLLGLSGSVVAADTLVFLVPNPLGVWLMMFGITFLVAEAVLPNYGVIGLGGILMFVIGAIILSNADIPAPLLIGLSLVSALLLIALLIHALKTRPRQTVSGDAGLVGSVTAVTALQAGSACYGWVHLQGERWQVRSATPLQPGQQVRVVARKGTLLEVAAADAAPQGE, from the coding sequence GTGAACATTCGTGAGTGGTGTTGTGCAGTTGCGCTGTTGTTGGGGCTGAGCGGATCGGTAGTCGCCGCAGACACGCTTGTGTTCTTGGTCCCCAACCCGCTCGGCGTCTGGCTGATGATGTTTGGTATCACGTTTCTCGTGGCCGAGGCGGTGCTGCCCAATTACGGCGTGATCGGGCTGGGCGGCATTTTGATGTTCGTGATCGGTGCAATCATTTTGAGCAACGCCGACATCCCCGCACCTCTGCTCATCGGACTTTCGCTGGTCAGCGCGCTGTTGTTGATCGCGTTGCTGATCCATGCCCTGAAAACCCGACCGCGCCAGACTGTCAGCGGCGATGCTGGGTTAGTCGGCAGCGTGACGGCGGTAACGGCGTTGCAGGCCGGCAGTGCCTGTTACGGCTGGGTGCATTTGCAAGGCGAGCGTTGGCAGGTACGGAGTGCCACACCGCTGCAACCGGGGCAACAGGTACGGGTGGTGGCGCGCAAGGGAACGCTGCTGGAAGTGGCCGCGGCTGACGCGGCGCCGCAAGGAGAATGA
- a CDS encoding YbaK/EbsC family protein, with protein MRMARTVQRSLEEARCEFDVVTHPHSASSLETARVAGIPAERVAKSVILDDHHGHYLMAVLPASRHLDLTKVRGSGEWQVTRESTLAHLFNDCERGAVPALGESYGLDMVIDPMLTRQKEIYVEAGNHNNLVHMSMDQYLKMVPHAEVCEVSH; from the coding sequence ATGCGTATGGCAAGAACCGTGCAGCGCAGCCTGGAAGAGGCGCGCTGCGAATTTGACGTGGTGACTCACCCGCATTCGGCCAGCAGCCTGGAAACCGCCAGGGTGGCGGGCATTCCTGCTGAACGCGTGGCGAAATCGGTGATCCTCGACGACCACCACGGCCACTACCTGATGGCCGTGTTGCCGGCCAGCCGGCATCTGGACCTGACCAAAGTGCGCGGCAGCGGCGAATGGCAAGTCACCCGCGAAAGCACCCTGGCCCATCTGTTCAACGACTGCGAACGCGGCGCCGTGCCGGCCCTGGGCGAATCTTACGGCCTGGACATGGTCATCGACCCGATGTTGACCCGTCAAAAAGAGATCTACGTCGAAGCCGGCAACCACAACAACCTCGTCCACATGAGCATGGACCAGTACCTGAAAATGGTGCCGCATGCCGAAGTGTGCGAAGTGAGTCATTAA
- a CDS encoding DUF2789 domain-containing protein — protein sequence MESPTHSLPNLFKQLGLPDDAESIDKFIATHSPLKPELHLADAFFWTKSQADFLREDILDDSDWAEVVDQLDVLLRKGRGV from the coding sequence ATGGAATCACCGACCCATAGCCTCCCCAACCTGTTCAAGCAACTCGGCCTGCCCGACGATGCCGAAAGCATCGACAAATTCATCGCCACCCACTCACCGTTAAAGCCCGAACTGCACTTGGCCGACGCGTTTTTCTGGACCAAAAGCCAGGCGGACTTCCTGCGTGAAGACATCCTCGACGATTCCGATTGGGCGGAGGTGGTGGATCAACTGGATGTGCTGCTGCGGAAGGGGCGGGGGGTGTAA
- a CDS encoding Fic family protein yields the protein MPLVGYAYLHDALRLKAIAPTRVAMIKPVTRVSMIGDCLAVPQSVAPASDSTLEHIFFALKHEGINLAILAQALESVPAEELLQELAKAPNGVFVRKACYLWEGLTHRRLDYETSVNSRFSPLFDPARYITGPTVRNARWRIEFNGLGSLRYCAVVERTSELEALLSLDILGRAKTFMATLPAEMMDRAINWAYLHETRDSFAIEREEPSDEKSRRFVQLLRQAHDGRELSEEYLVELQNSTVSNPFDKAALFRHEQNHLHNGLRGAAGVSYIPPEPDLCRELMDELMTFANQSSRKVDPLVAAAVTAFGFVFLHPFMDGNGRLSRFLIHQTLCHSGALENGLLLPVSVAMKHEEPNYLAALKDFSQPARDFWNVTWLDADQMAFEFIGHPSIYRFWDATRCVEFTLQMARRALEVELRAETEFLDRYDRIVKAVNQRYDVRGSDLSKLAMMCLDNEGKVSKHRRKQFQYSVPEVVFEFIEAEAGRLLADV from the coding sequence ATGCCCTTGGTTGGATACGCCTACCTGCATGATGCCTTAAGACTCAAAGCCATTGCGCCTACGCGTGTGGCGATGATCAAACCCGTCACCCGCGTATCCATGATCGGAGATTGCCTGGCTGTTCCACAGTCAGTTGCACCTGCAAGCGACTCGACCCTTGAGCACATATTCTTTGCGCTCAAGCATGAAGGCATCAACCTAGCCATTCTGGCGCAAGCGCTTGAGTCTGTGCCTGCTGAAGAGTTGCTTCAGGAGCTAGCGAAGGCCCCGAACGGTGTATTCGTTCGAAAAGCCTGCTATCTCTGGGAAGGTTTAACCCACCGGCGACTCGACTACGAAACGTCTGTGAATAGCCGATTTTCACCGCTGTTTGATCCTGCACGGTATATCACTGGCCCCACCGTTAGAAATGCGCGCTGGCGTATCGAGTTTAATGGTCTTGGCTCCCTTCGCTATTGCGCCGTTGTTGAGCGGACTTCCGAGCTTGAAGCTCTGCTCAGCCTCGACATCCTCGGTCGCGCCAAAACCTTCATGGCAACGTTGCCAGCAGAGATGATGGACCGCGCCATCAACTGGGCGTATCTCCACGAAACCCGTGATTCCTTTGCCATCGAGAGGGAAGAACCCAGCGATGAAAAGTCCCGACGTTTCGTTCAATTACTGCGCCAGGCCCATGACGGTCGCGAGCTGAGCGAAGAGTATCTGGTGGAATTGCAGAACAGCACGGTCTCCAATCCTTTCGATAAAGCTGCGTTGTTTCGCCATGAACAAAACCATCTGCATAACGGCCTGCGCGGTGCCGCCGGAGTTAGCTATATCCCGCCTGAACCGGACCTGTGCCGTGAGTTGATGGACGAACTGATGACGTTCGCCAATCAGTCGTCGCGAAAGGTCGATCCATTGGTGGCCGCCGCTGTAACCGCGTTTGGTTTCGTCTTTCTCCATCCGTTCATGGACGGCAACGGTCGACTTTCACGCTTTCTGATCCACCAGACCCTGTGTCATTCCGGCGCTCTGGAAAACGGCCTGCTGCTGCCGGTTTCCGTCGCCATGAAACACGAAGAGCCTAACTACCTGGCCGCCCTCAAGGACTTTTCGCAACCGGCCCGTGATTTCTGGAATGTCACCTGGCTGGACGCCGACCAAATGGCCTTCGAGTTCATCGGCCATCCCTCGATTTACCGCTTCTGGGACGCCACCCGCTGCGTCGAATTCACCCTGCAAATGGCCCGCCGCGCCCTCGAAGTCGAATTGCGCGCAGAAACCGAATTCCTCGATCGCTATGACCGCATCGTCAAAGCGGTGAACCAGCGTTATGACGTACGCGGCAGCGACCTGTCGAAACTGGCAATGATGTGCCTGGACAACGAGGGCAAGGTTTCCAAGCATCGGCGCAAACAGTTTCAGTACAGCGTGCCGGAAGTGGTGTTTGAGTTTATTGAGGCCGAAGCGGGGCGACTGCTGGCCGATGTATGA
- a CDS encoding type II toxin-antitoxin system RelE/ParE family toxin: protein MRVIWTPAAAQDRANIWDYLHAVNPRAAIEMDNRFSESVSRLSLHPECGPVGTISGTHELIPHQSYRLVYQLDQGTAWILALVHTSRQWPLEK, encoded by the coding sequence ATGAGGGTAATTTGGACGCCAGCCGCAGCACAGGATCGTGCAAACATTTGGGACTATCTCCACGCCGTAAACCCACGAGCAGCCATCGAGATGGACAACCGATTCAGCGAATCGGTTTCTCGCCTCTCACTCCACCCTGAATGCGGTCCTGTAGGGACAATTTCTGGTACTCACGAATTGATCCCTCATCAAAGTTACCGACTGGTCTATCAACTGGATCAGGGAACCGCTTGGATACTCGCCTTGGTCCATACCTCGCGCCAATGGCCTCTTGAGAAATGA
- a CDS encoding antitoxin of toxin-antitoxin stability system codes for MSKQAVFTMKLEPELREQFMAEAEASHRPASQIVREMMRQFVQTQRESREYEAFLQRKVDIARVSMRAGEGLTNDEVEAEFAAKRTQAARQG; via the coding sequence ATGTCCAAACAAGCCGTCTTTACGATGAAACTTGAACCCGAGCTGCGCGAACAGTTCATGGCTGAAGCAGAAGCCTCTCATCGGCCAGCGTCGCAAATTGTCCGGGAAATGATGCGGCAGTTTGTTCAAACACAACGGGAATCGCGTGAGTACGAGGCATTTTTGCAACGTAAAGTCGATATCGCACGAGTCTCCATGCGGGCAGGCGAAGGCCTGACAAACGATGAAGTAGAAGCCGAATTTGCTGCCAAGCGTACTCAAGCAGCCAGACAAGGATGA
- a CDS encoding MarR family transcriptional regulator, with translation MNISSTMVVAARHWRKICQTTLVNFGISEACAAPLLMIGRLGEGVRQVTVAHAAGMESPSLVRLLDQLCQAGYVCRTEDPLDRRAKCLSLTDSGRELVQAVEAELVRLRRGVLEGIAAADLEAALRVIRAFEGAEHEPVGPS, from the coding sequence ATGAACATCAGCAGTACCATGGTGGTGGCCGCGCGGCATTGGCGGAAGATCTGCCAGACCACGCTGGTCAACTTTGGTATTTCCGAAGCCTGCGCCGCCCCGTTGTTGATGATCGGGCGTTTGGGCGAGGGTGTGCGGCAGGTGACGGTGGCGCACGCGGCGGGAATGGAGAGCCCTTCGCTGGTGCGGCTGCTCGATCAGCTGTGTCAGGCCGGGTATGTTTGCCGCACTGAAGATCCTCTTGATCGTCGCGCCAAGTGCCTGAGCCTGACCGACAGCGGTCGCGAGTTGGTGCAGGCGGTGGAAGCTGAATTGGTGCGACTGCGCCGTGGCGTGCTGGAAGGCATCGCCGCGGCGGATCTGGAAGCCGCGCTGCGGGTGATTCGTGCATTCGAGGGTGCCGAACACGAGCCGGTGGGCCCGTCTTGA
- a CDS encoding FUSC family protein — MKGFFCGVPPARDWFYGVRTFAASMIALYIAMLMQMPRPYWAMATVYIVSSPFVGPTSSKALYRAIGTLTGAAAALLFVPMFVQSPYVLVVVIALWTGILLFLSMHLRTANSYALMLAGYTLPLIALPVVDNPLAIWDVAEARTEEIFLGIVCAAVVGSLFWPRRLAPVFDDAVSKWFGAAVTYSQRFLTRDVKPEEVSALRASMVATFNSLEVMIGQLPHEGARPQTVRNTKELRGRMIHLLPVVDALDDALYALQRRTPELVDKFAPLLSAALQWLDSTDANIERWQALRNQLEALQPSAEALDDRKQLLFSNALYRLGEWIDLWQDLRSLQAAIHCESQDNWRAVYRHWRLGRLTPFLDRGLMLYSATSTVLAIIVASVLWILLGWSDGGSAVILAAVACSFFAAMDDPAPQIYRFFFWTALSVLFASLYLFLILPNLHDFPMLVLAFAVPYICVGTLTVQPAFYLGMLLTIVNTSSFISLQGVYDADFLNFVNSNLAGPIGLLFAFVWTLVARPFGSELAAKRLTRFSWRDIVGMTEPANLAEHRQLGVQMLDRLMQHLPRLAMTGQDTGIALREVRAALNLLDLLAYAPRVSGVPNVLLRQVVAEVGEYFKACLKAGERLPAPAPLLMTMDRTRRALNGQALQGDDDTRLNLLHALAGLRLALLPGVEFIGGSEVEELLPHGIDGAPL; from the coding sequence TTGAAAGGGTTCTTTTGCGGAGTGCCGCCGGCCCGCGACTGGTTTTACGGCGTGCGCACCTTCGCCGCGTCGATGATCGCGCTGTACATCGCCATGCTCATGCAAATGCCGCGTCCGTATTGGGCGATGGCCACGGTGTACATCGTTTCCAGCCCGTTCGTCGGGCCGACCAGTTCCAAGGCCTTGTACCGCGCCATCGGCACCTTGACCGGGGCGGCCGCGGCGTTGCTGTTTGTGCCGATGTTCGTCCAGAGCCCGTATGTGCTGGTGGTGGTCATTGCGTTGTGGACCGGCATCCTGCTGTTTTTGTCGATGCACCTGCGCACGGCCAACAGCTACGCGCTGATGCTCGCCGGTTACACCTTGCCGCTGATCGCCCTGCCGGTGGTGGATAACCCGTTGGCGATATGGGATGTGGCGGAGGCGCGAACCGAAGAAATCTTCCTCGGTATCGTCTGCGCGGCGGTGGTCGGCAGCCTGTTCTGGCCACGGCGGCTGGCGCCGGTGTTCGATGATGCGGTGAGCAAGTGGTTCGGTGCCGCAGTGACTTACAGCCAACGTTTCCTGACCCGCGATGTAAAGCCTGAAGAAGTCAGTGCCTTGCGTGCTTCGATGGTCGCGACCTTCAACTCCCTTGAAGTGATGATCGGCCAGTTGCCTCACGAAGGCGCCCGACCGCAAACCGTGCGCAATACCAAAGAGCTGCGCGGGCGGATGATTCACCTGCTGCCGGTGGTGGATGCGCTGGACGATGCGCTCTACGCCTTGCAGCGCCGCACCCCCGAGCTTGTGGATAAATTTGCGCCGCTGCTGAGCGCGGCGCTGCAATGGCTCGACAGTACCGACGCAAACATCGAACGCTGGCAAGCCCTGCGCAACCAGCTCGAAGCCCTGCAACCAAGCGCTGAGGCGCTGGATGATCGCAAGCAACTGCTGTTTTCCAACGCGTTGTATCGCCTCGGCGAATGGATCGATTTGTGGCAAGACCTGCGCAGCCTGCAAGCGGCGATTCACTGCGAAAGCCAGGACAACTGGCGCGCCGTTTACCGCCATTGGCGGCTGGGTCGGCTGACGCCGTTTCTCGACCGTGGGTTGATGCTCTACTCGGCGACGTCGACGGTGCTGGCAATCATCGTCGCCTCGGTGCTGTGGATTCTGCTCGGCTGGAGCGATGGCGGCAGCGCGGTGATTCTGGCGGCGGTGGCGTGCAGCTTCTTTGCGGCGATGGACGACCCGGCGCCGCAGATTTACCGGTTCTTTTTCTGGACCGCACTGTCGGTGCTGTTCGCCAGCCTTTATTTGTTTCTGATCCTGCCGAACCTGCATGATTTCCCGATGCTGGTGCTGGCGTTCGCCGTGCCCTACATCTGCGTAGGCACCCTGACGGTACAGCCTGCCTTTTACCTCGGCATGCTGCTGACCATCGTCAACACCTCATCGTTTATCAGCCTTCAGGGCGTTTACGACGCGGACTTCCTGAACTTCGTCAATTCCAACCTCGCCGGGCCTATCGGGCTGTTGTTTGCCTTCGTCTGGACCCTGGTAGCGCGCCCGTTCGGCTCAGAGCTGGCGGCCAAGCGCCTGACCCGTTTCAGCTGGCGCGACATCGTCGGCATGACCGAGCCGGCCAACCTCGCCGAACACCGGCAGTTGGGCGTGCAGATGCTTGACCGACTGATGCAGCATTTGCCGCGGCTGGCCATGACCGGCCAGGACACCGGCATCGCGTTGCGCGAAGTGCGGGCGGCGCTGAACCTGCTTGACTTGCTGGCGTACGCGCCGCGGGTGTCGGGCGTGCCAAACGTGTTGTTGCGTCAGGTGGTGGCCGAGGTCGGCGAGTACTTCAAGGCTTGCCTCAAGGCTGGCGAACGCTTGCCGGCGCCGGCACCGTTGCTGATGACCATGGATCGCACTCGCCGCGCGCTCAATGGCCAAGCCCTGCAAGGTGACGATGATACCCGCCTGAACCTTCTGCACGCCCTCGCCGGTCTGCGACTGGCGTTGTTGCCCGGCGTGGAATTCATCGGTGGCAGCGAGGTTGAAGAGCTGCTTCCACATGGCATTGATGGAGCGCCTTTATGA
- a CDS encoding DUF1656 domain-containing protein, with translation MIGDLDVSGVFLPTLLVLMGITYVLYLLVHGVLTRLHFYRLVWHRALFNVGLYALLLGAVDSLSRYLMT, from the coding sequence ATGATCGGTGATCTGGACGTCAGCGGGGTGTTCCTGCCTACCTTGCTGGTGCTGATGGGCATTACGTACGTGTTGTACCTGCTGGTGCACGGGGTGCTGACGCGCCTGCACTTTTATCGCCTGGTCTGGCACCGGGCGTTGTTCAACGTGGGTCTCTACGCCTTGCTGCTTGGCGCCGTGGACTCACTCAGTCGATACCTGATGACATGA
- a CDS encoding HlyD family secretion protein, whose amino-acid sequence MKKPVLTLGRVVLTLLIVTLACFVVWRMVMYYMFAPWTRDGHIRADIVQIAPDVSGLIQQVEVRDNQWVKRGQVLFSIDQDRFKLALRQAKASVADRQETLAQAQREAKRNRGLGNLVPGEQLEESQSRVARAEVALMEAQVAVDSAQLNLDRSVIRSPVDGYVNDRAPRAQEFVTAGRPVLSVVDSTSFHIDGYFEETKLNGIHVGQSVDIRVIGDRARLRGHVESIVAGIEDRDRSSGSNLLPNVNPAFSWVRLAQRIPVRIAFDDVPADFRMIAGRTATVSIIEEPAQ is encoded by the coding sequence ATGAAAAAACCTGTTTTGACCCTTGGTCGTGTGGTGTTGACCCTGCTGATCGTGACGCTGGCCTGTTTCGTGGTCTGGCGCATGGTGATGTATTACATGTTCGCGCCGTGGACCCGGGACGGGCACATTCGGGCCGACATTGTGCAGATCGCCCCGGATGTTTCCGGGCTGATCCAGCAAGTCGAAGTGCGCGACAACCAGTGGGTAAAACGCGGCCAGGTGCTGTTCAGCATTGATCAGGACCGCTTCAAACTGGCCTTGCGTCAGGCCAAGGCGTCGGTCGCCGACCGTCAGGAAACCCTGGCGCAGGCCCAGCGGGAAGCCAAGCGAAACCGTGGCCTGGGCAATCTGGTGCCGGGCGAGCAACTGGAAGAAAGCCAGTCTCGCGTGGCCCGCGCCGAGGTGGCGTTGATGGAAGCCCAGGTGGCGGTGGACAGCGCCCAGTTGAACCTTGATCGCTCGGTGATTCGCAGCCCGGTGGACGGTTACGTCAACGACCGTGCGCCGCGGGCTCAGGAGTTTGTCACCGCCGGTCGCCCGGTGTTGTCGGTGGTGGACAGCACGTCCTTTCACATCGACGGCTATTTCGAAGAGACCAAACTCAACGGTATTCATGTCGGCCAGAGCGTCGATATCCGCGTGATCGGTGACCGTGCGCGATTGCGCGGGCATGTTGAAAGCATCGTCGCCGGCATCGAAGACCGCGACCGCAGCAGCGGTTCCAACCTGCTGCCCAACGTGAACCCGGCGTTCAGTTGGGTACGCTTGGCCCAGCGGATTCCGGTGCGCATTGCCTTTGACGATGTGCCGGCAGATTTCCGCATGATCGCTGGGCGTACTGCGACCGTGTCGATCATCGAGGAGCCGGCGCAATGA
- a CDS encoding NADH:ubiquinone oxidoreductase subunit N, translated as MKNPYAPGFWCAIAALVLLSATYFYGVMLTHQIDKALVFLDSASALIGVMSIMVVAWASFQGQRIKRKHLEQGKTLVMIWDTKVALRRVETVFDRYFWGSYWQPGRTFQEVMGELTGTPLEKSLETLKTRCLALDKQVTEEGWHWLNNARELSDVANAMARERYQLDFCDPRSESPNGTVINRDFEVLVYTWTARLKSFDHQLDEIEVQYS; from the coding sequence ATGAAAAACCCTTATGCTCCTGGTTTCTGGTGCGCAATTGCCGCGCTGGTGCTGCTCTCGGCGACTTATTTCTACGGCGTCATGCTGACCCATCAGATTGACAAGGCTCTGGTCTTTCTCGACAGCGCGAGCGCGCTGATCGGTGTGATGTCGATCATGGTCGTGGCCTGGGCTTCGTTCCAGGGCCAGCGCATCAAGCGCAAGCATCTTGAACAAGGCAAGACCCTGGTGATGATCTGGGACACCAAAGTGGCCTTGCGCCGGGTTGAAACCGTGTTTGATCGCTACTTCTGGGGCAGTTACTGGCAGCCGGGCCGTACCTTTCAGGAAGTGATGGGCGAACTCACTGGCACCCCGCTGGAAAAAAGCCTCGAAACCCTGAAAACCCGATGCCTGGCCCTCGACAAGCAAGTCACCGAAGAAGGCTGGCACTGGCTCAACAACGCCCGTGAACTCAGCGACGTGGCCAACGCCATGGCCCGCGAGCGCTATCAACTGGACTTCTGCGACCCGCGCTCCGAATCACCCAACGGAACGGTGATCAACCGGGACTTTGAAGTGCTGGTCTACACGTGGACCGCGCGGCTCAAGAGTTTCGACCATCAACTGGACGAGATCGAGGTGCAGTATTCGTGA
- a CDS encoding RES family NAD+ phosphorylase, whose amino-acid sequence MRAWRIAKARRAKDLSGMGAAIEGGRWNDVDVAAVYMGLTPAICALETFVHATRMPDYPVKITCFELPDEPELYLKPTPQSLPEGWDARPCDRPSMDFGTAWLNGLEQLGLMVPSVILPLELNLVVNPRHPAVSRIKVLEVYDFSYDPRMFDPRG is encoded by the coding sequence ATGCGGGCGTGGCGCATCGCCAAGGCCAGACGGGCGAAAGACCTGAGCGGCATGGGCGCCGCCATCGAGGGCGGGCGCTGGAACGACGTGGACGTGGCGGCGGTGTACATGGGCCTGACACCGGCCATCTGCGCCCTGGAGACCTTCGTCCACGCCACCCGCATGCCGGATTACCCGGTGAAAATCACCTGTTTCGAACTGCCCGACGAACCTGAGCTGTACCTGAAACCAACGCCCCAGAGCCTTCCAGAAGGCTGGGACGCACGACCCTGCGACCGCCCGAGCATGGACTTCGGCACCGCATGGCTCAATGGGCTGGAGCAGCTCGGGTTGATGGTGCCGTCGGTGATTCTGCCGCTGGAGCTGAACCTGGTGGTCAACCCGCGGCACCCCGCCGTCAGCCGGATCAAGGTGCTTGAAGTGTATGACTTCAGTTACGACCCGAGGATGTTCGACCCACGCGGCTGA